A window of Tautonia plasticadhaerens contains these coding sequences:
- a CDS encoding alpha/beta hydrolase has protein sequence MAEPPDPPHPADPPPAACLVLHGLGGGPYEAGPLLRALEASGLAVEAPVYPGHEGPGPHMPRSTWRQWFGVVGSAFDRLREAHGRVAVVGFSTGGTLALHLAASRPVDRMALMAPFLAVRHRWYYGVRPEHYLLTLGRVVRRVPRRRSAVTDRVVRDELERSIPFRTFSLDAARSAVELIRLVRAEAGSVTAPTLIIQSRFDSVVDPAGARWLFDHLGTPEVERELVWLDRSDHLLALDVEREAVIGRVLAFLGRAPGPGSAGGGA, from the coding sequence ATGGCCGAGCCGCCTGATCCCCCGCACCCGGCCGATCCCCCCCCCGCCGCCTGCCTCGTGCTCCACGGCCTCGGCGGCGGCCCCTACGAGGCCGGGCCGCTCCTCCGGGCCCTGGAGGCGTCCGGCCTCGCCGTCGAGGCCCCCGTCTATCCCGGCCACGAGGGGCCGGGGCCCCACATGCCCCGGTCCACCTGGCGGCAATGGTTCGGGGTCGTCGGCTCGGCCTTCGACCGGCTCCGAGAGGCCCACGGCCGGGTCGCCGTGGTCGGCTTCTCCACCGGGGGGACGCTGGCGCTGCATCTGGCCGCGTCGAGGCCGGTCGACCGGATGGCGCTGATGGCGCCGTTCCTGGCGGTCCGACACCGGTGGTACTACGGCGTCCGCCCCGAGCACTATCTGCTCACCCTCGGCCGGGTCGTCCGCCGGGTCCCCCGGCGGAGGTCGGCCGTCACCGACCGCGTCGTCCGGGACGAGCTGGAGCGCTCGATCCCCTTCCGGACCTTCAGCCTCGACGCCGCCCGAAGCGCCGTCGAGCTGATCCGGCTGGTCCGGGCCGAGGCGGGCTCCGTCACGGCGCCGACCCTCATCATCCAGTCCCGCTTCGACTCGGTCGTCGACCCGGCGGGGGCCCGCTGGCTGTTCGACCACCTCGGCACGCCCGAGGTTGAACGGGAGCTGGTCTGGCTCGACCGGTCGGACCACCTGCTCGCCCTCGACGTCGAGCGCGAGGCGGTCATCGGCCGGGTCCTGGCGTTCCTCGGCCGGGCCCCCGGGCCCGGATCGGCCGGGGGCGGGGCCTGA
- a CDS encoding all3515 family Zur-repressed PEP-CTERM protein, with translation MNRFRSVAATAALLLVTSAGACRAESVGYYVARDSQQELSGGVTNPNFDRLTFLFNHGNHFHSIGRFGGGPNQLPESYVGGRITLAEGFGAMAGRFVSVRYHNADPASEYSDLRVASIHTLADAPVGSEEEVLYNSSAGRWSDLPLDGAMVALEVVELSEGLNATFGDGSEVATGVGDRLTLGAGDSFTGPLQFFTDLGVAARTGLSATFRLIDVNAGSPLLGSGDFRFDFATVPEPGSAVLVGLGLAGLAGLRWRRSRRPRLA, from the coding sequence ATGAATCGTTTCCGATCCGTTGCCGCGACGGCCGCCCTGCTCCTGGTGACCTCGGCCGGGGCCTGCCGGGCCGAGTCCGTCGGCTACTACGTCGCCCGGGATTCCCAGCAGGAACTCTCGGGGGGCGTCACCAATCCGAACTTCGACCGGCTGACCTTCCTGTTCAACCACGGCAACCACTTCCACAGCATCGGCCGCTTCGGGGGCGGACCGAATCAGCTCCCCGAGTCGTACGTCGGCGGCCGGATCACCCTGGCCGAGGGCTTCGGCGCCATGGCCGGGCGGTTCGTCAGCGTCCGCTACCACAACGCCGACCCGGCGAGCGAATACAGCGACCTCCGGGTCGCCTCGATCCACACCCTGGCCGACGCCCCGGTCGGCTCCGAGGAGGAGGTCCTTTACAATAGCTCGGCCGGGCGCTGGAGCGATTTGCCGCTGGACGGCGCGATGGTCGCCCTGGAGGTGGTGGAACTGTCCGAGGGCCTCAACGCGACCTTCGGCGACGGGTCGGAGGTCGCCACCGGGGTCGGCGACCGGCTGACGCTCGGCGCGGGCGATTCGTTCACCGGCCCGTTGCAATTCTTCACCGACCTCGGCGTCGCGGCCCGGACGGGGCTCTCCGCCACGTTCCGGCTCATCGATGTGAACGCCGGCTCGCCGTTGCTCGGCTCGGGCGACTTCCGGTTCGACTTCGCCACCGTCCCCGAGCCCGGCTCCGCCGTCCTGGTCGGCCTCGGCCTGGCCGGCCTGGCCGGCCTGCGGTGGCGTCGCTCCCGTCGGCCCCGCCTCGCCTGA
- a CDS encoding peptidoglycan recognition protein family protein gives MDARWKTPRTRTLARLMVVGLMVVMAGTSGCKHRRSALRPVFVDPEPVLIDPSPSSATVIPTDPGSYDYDYDVSSPAPGYEDTYGTYVSPPAGPAPAGEPELNLSPLPEEEPLPEPTPSAVEPLPSDVGDPPRIDVGPPMSRKAPSRDANARLASSRSELRARVQAMADDPIDLVQPPKADRPWRYVVLHHSASPSGGYAQIDRQHRDRAGLDGCSYHFVIGNGTDSPDGTIEVTRRWSDQRAGAHCRDAKHPSVNEYGIGICLVGNLDEAAPTPKQVEAARALVAYLQDRYAIPGDRVGTHDAASNTPTACPGDRFPTEQILGRPSLASAR, from the coding sequence ATGGACGCCCGATGGAAGACCCCCCGGACGAGGACGCTGGCCCGGCTGATGGTCGTCGGCCTGATGGTCGTCATGGCCGGCACGTCCGGCTGCAAGCACCGGCGATCGGCCCTGCGGCCGGTCTTCGTCGACCCCGAGCCGGTCCTGATCGACCCCAGCCCCTCGTCGGCCACGGTGATCCCGACTGACCCGGGATCCTATGATTACGACTATGACGTGTCGTCCCCGGCCCCGGGGTACGAGGACACCTACGGCACCTACGTGTCGCCGCCGGCCGGCCCCGCCCCGGCGGGGGAGCCGGAGTTGAACCTCTCGCCGCTGCCGGAGGAGGAGCCCCTGCCCGAGCCGACGCCGAGCGCGGTGGAGCCGCTCCCCTCGGACGTCGGCGACCCGCCCCGGATCGACGTCGGCCCGCCGATGAGCCGGAAGGCCCCGAGCCGGGACGCCAACGCCCGGCTCGCCAGCTCCCGGTCGGAACTGCGGGCCCGCGTGCAGGCGATGGCCGACGACCCGATCGACCTGGTCCAGCCGCCCAAGGCCGACCGGCCCTGGCGGTACGTGGTGCTGCATCATAGCGCCTCCCCCAGCGGGGGCTACGCCCAGATCGACCGCCAGCACCGGGACCGGGCGGGACTGGACGGGTGCAGCTACCACTTCGTCATCGGCAACGGCACCGACAGCCCCGACGGGACGATCGAGGTGACCCGCCGCTGGTCCGACCAGCGGGCCGGCGCCCACTGCCGGGACGCCAAGCACCCGAGCGTCAACGAGTACGGCATCGGCATCTGCCTGGTGGGGAACCTCGACGAGGCCGCCCCCACGCCGAAGCAGGTCGAGGCCGCCCGGGCCCTGGTGGCGTACCTGCAGGACCGCTACGCGATCCCCGGGGACCGCGTCGGCACCCACGACGCCGCCTCGAACACCCCGACCGCCTGCCCGGGCGACCGCTTCCCGACCGAGCAGATCCTCGGCCGGCCGAGCCTGGCCTCGGCCCGATGA
- a CDS encoding YciE/YciF ferroxidase family protein, with amino-acid sequence MGLFTSKELNSMEDLVCDQLGDLYDAEQRLTKALPKMANAAHDAKLKAGIEAHLRETEGQVTRLEQAFKAMGKEPKAVTCNAIKGLISEGEEVIDAKGDPDVKDAALIAAAQRVEHYEIAAYGSARNFALRHGNQTVARLLQETLDEEKATDAKLTELAESSINVKAAH; translated from the coding sequence ATGGGCTTGTTCACGAGCAAGGAACTGAATTCGATGGAAGACCTGGTCTGCGACCAGCTCGGCGACCTGTACGACGCCGAGCAGCGCCTGACCAAGGCCCTGCCCAAGATGGCCAACGCCGCGCACGACGCCAAGCTCAAGGCGGGGATCGAGGCGCACCTGAGGGAGACCGAGGGGCAGGTCACCCGGCTGGAGCAGGCCTTCAAGGCGATGGGCAAGGAGCCCAAGGCCGTCACCTGCAACGCCATCAAGGGCCTGATCTCCGAGGGCGAGGAGGTCATCGACGCCAAGGGCGACCCCGACGTCAAGGACGCCGCCCTGATCGCCGCCGCGCAGCGGGTGGAGCACTACGAGATCGCCGCGTACGGCAGCGCCCGGAACTTCGCCCTGCGGCACGGCAACCAGACCGTCGCCCGGCTGCTCCAAGAGACCCTGGACGAGGAGAAGGCCACCGACGCCAAGCTGACCGAGCTGGCCGAGTCCTCGATCAACGTCAAGGCCGCCCACTGA
- a CDS encoding DUF3500 domain-containing protein → MPATPRDGRPTRRAFVRAVGASGLGAAAMPRIGVPSTGTRPESRGRSGGVVPMSPEPADSAVARLFGTLTTDQREAICFPHDHPLRSRVEHNWAIVGPTIGDLEGAQRELCREILRGITSEDGFDRFMRQMGDDSGGFEAYHVALFGTPGTVTPFEWVLTGRHVTLRADGDRSGGWPFGGPIFYGHAPAPVVEVGGRSRNVWWDQAERADALFRSLDGDRRARALAESPLAPGPGGERGIRVGDLDGRQKRMVLGLIGAMLSPFSEASRAGVLALLDSAGGIDPLRLTDYGGGGAAGGRIRDVWKVEGPAFSWHFHGTPHVHAWVDFAGQAPGGRA, encoded by the coding sequence ATGCCAGCGACACCCCGCGACGGCCGGCCGACCCGCCGGGCGTTCGTCCGGGCCGTCGGCGCCTCCGGGCTGGGGGCGGCCGCCATGCCGCGGATCGGCGTCCCGTCGACCGGGACGAGGCCCGAGTCCCGGGGGCGGTCCGGCGGGGTCGTCCCGATGTCGCCGGAACCGGCCGACTCGGCGGTCGCCCGGCTGTTCGGCACGCTGACGACCGACCAGCGCGAGGCCATCTGCTTCCCCCACGACCACCCGCTCCGTTCCCGCGTCGAGCACAACTGGGCGATCGTTGGGCCGACGATCGGCGACCTGGAGGGCGCGCAGCGGGAGCTTTGCCGGGAGATCCTGCGGGGGATCACCTCCGAGGACGGCTTCGACCGCTTCATGAGGCAGATGGGCGACGACTCCGGCGGCTTCGAGGCCTACCACGTCGCCCTCTTCGGCACGCCGGGCACCGTCACGCCCTTCGAGTGGGTCCTGACCGGCCGGCACGTCACCCTGAGGGCCGACGGCGACCGGTCCGGGGGGTGGCCTTTCGGCGGGCCGATCTTCTACGGCCACGCCCCGGCACCGGTCGTCGAGGTCGGGGGCCGCTCCCGGAACGTCTGGTGGGATCAGGCGGAGCGGGCCGACGCGCTCTTCCGGTCATTGGACGGCGACCGGCGAGCCCGGGCCCTCGCCGAATCCCCCCTGGCCCCCGGCCCGGGGGGGGAGCGGGGGATCCGCGTCGGGGACCTCGACGGCCGGCAGAAGCGGATGGTCCTCGGGCTGATCGGGGCCATGCTTTCCCCCTTCAGCGAGGCGAGTCGGGCGGGGGTGCTGGCCCTCCTGGACTCCGCAGGGGGGATCGACCCACTCCGGTTGACCGATTACGGGGGCGGCGGGGCAGCCGGGGGCCGCATCCGGGACGTCTGGAAGGTCGAGGGCCCGGCCTTCTCCTGGCACTTCCACGGCACGCCCCACGTGCACGCGTGGGTCGATTTCGCCGGGCAGGCGCCGGGCGGCCGAGCCTGA
- a CDS encoding SDR family oxidoreductase, whose translation MEHRTALITGAGSGMGRAIAEDLAGAGLRVALVGRDRGKLEDVVKGLGGEAAGRCRVEPCDVADRAAVAGMVERVLDDFGGVDILVCNAGINIPRRSLEELDPGDWDSLIATNLTGAFNLVHFVLPSMRRHKRGLIVQIASIAGIRASVLGGSAYSASKFGQNALAWCIGREEGKYGIRSTAIHPGEVETPILDRRPVPVSAERRAQILQPEDVAAAVRFLAELPARAHVPELVIKPTVDDFA comes from the coding sequence GTGGAGCACCGAACCGCTTTGATCACCGGCGCGGGCAGCGGCATGGGCCGCGCGATCGCCGAGGACCTGGCCGGGGCCGGCCTGAGGGTGGCCCTCGTCGGCCGGGACCGGGGGAAGCTGGAGGACGTGGTGAAGGGGCTGGGGGGCGAGGCGGCGGGGAGGTGCCGGGTCGAGCCCTGCGACGTGGCCGACCGGGCGGCGGTGGCGGGGATGGTCGAGCGGGTGCTGGACGACTTCGGCGGCGTCGACATCCTCGTCTGCAACGCGGGGATCAACATCCCGAGGCGGTCGCTGGAGGAGCTGGACCCGGGCGACTGGGACAGCCTCATCGCCACGAACCTGACCGGCGCGTTCAACCTCGTCCACTTCGTGCTGCCGTCGATGCGCAGGCATAAGCGGGGGCTGATCGTCCAGATCGCCTCGATCGCGGGCATCCGGGCCAGCGTGCTGGGGGGCTCGGCGTACTCGGCGTCGAAGTTCGGCCAGAACGCGCTGGCCTGGTGCATCGGCCGCGAAGAGGGGAAGTACGGGATCCGGTCGACGGCGATCCACCCCGGCGAGGTCGAGACGCCGATCCTCGACCGTCGGCCCGTGCCGGTGTCGGCCGAGCGGAGGGCACAGATCCTCCAACCGGAGGACGTGGCCGCCGCCGTCCGGTTCCTGGCCGAGCTGCCGGCGAGGGCCCACGTGCCGGAGCTGGTCATCAAGCCGACGGTGGACGACTTCGCCTGA
- a CDS encoding S8 family serine peptidase, whose amino-acid sequence MMRNRPPRHPSRPGVEAFESRCLLSTASTGGGAVVGPAAELEPILAESPPALVASSSAATTAQDAIIGASEARARFGVTGAGLTAAVIDTGVDYDHPAFGGGFGDGRVVLAGHDFGDGDADPRASQSAHGTAVAGIIASRDEQALGVAPGAEVAALRVFGDDGRGSFEAIADALQWVITNHERYKISVVNLSISDGKNYLTAPSLFAGPVVTRIIDLIDALEGLKIPVVTAAGNSYSGQQGMGFTAIVDNTISVTGSDGADAIAADAQRLGRAAGGKSATDLLAPGRQVVGPWVGTSFAPLDGTSFAAPLVTGSVLLLQELYLKRFGTLPSVDQLEGWLRDSAVPVRDAASGITIGRLDLPAAAERVPSPPAPKPTPTPPPVVVTPTPPPGGGGTTTPPSQGGQVDRPSVPVAEPPVGSGGSGSGGSGSTGGGSAPSEPPATPGGQGPSAGDPGSGSGPVAPPSGGSPEEPASEAPASEVPTQGEAPATPAPTEPEASPPPPSSPGPIASPPSPGAGEDQPPEGPASPEPSPVPPLGADLEPATPADAPSGDEPPTGPDAPVVPPVSPEVVDELFDDESAPVDLDDPSAEEAPAAPIGESEAGPGASPSPLDLLFGRGGSAPTLGVRAWSLGTPGTPALWSRAQFLRTSRATAAARLRARPEPTRAFPAASSRLISVLEARRSMR is encoded by the coding sequence ATGATGCGCAACCGACCCCCCCGGCATCCGAGCCGCCCCGGCGTCGAGGCCTTCGAGTCGCGATGCCTGCTCAGCACGGCCTCGACCGGGGGAGGGGCCGTCGTCGGTCCGGCCGCCGAGTTGGAGCCGATCCTGGCCGAGTCGCCGCCGGCCCTCGTCGCCTCGTCCTCGGCGGCGACGACCGCGCAGGACGCCATCATCGGGGCCTCCGAGGCCCGGGCCCGCTTCGGCGTGACCGGCGCCGGGCTGACCGCGGCGGTGATCGACACGGGGGTCGACTACGACCACCCGGCCTTCGGCGGCGGCTTCGGCGACGGCCGGGTCGTGCTCGCCGGCCACGACTTCGGGGACGGCGACGCCGACCCGAGGGCCTCGCAGTCGGCGCACGGGACGGCCGTGGCCGGCATTATCGCCTCCCGGGACGAGCAGGCGCTCGGCGTGGCCCCCGGGGCCGAGGTCGCCGCGCTCCGGGTCTTCGGCGACGACGGCCGGGGCAGCTTCGAGGCGATCGCCGACGCGCTTCAATGGGTCATCACCAATCACGAGCGCTACAAGATCAGCGTCGTGAACCTGTCGATCTCCGACGGCAAGAACTACCTGACGGCCCCCTCGCTGTTCGCCGGCCCGGTGGTGACCCGGATCATCGACCTGATCGACGCGCTGGAGGGGCTGAAGATCCCCGTGGTCACGGCGGCGGGGAACAGCTACTCGGGCCAGCAGGGGATGGGGTTCACGGCGATCGTGGACAACACGATCAGCGTGACCGGCTCCGACGGGGCCGACGCGATCGCGGCCGACGCCCAGCGGCTCGGCCGGGCCGCCGGGGGGAAGTCGGCCACCGACCTGCTCGCCCCGGGCCGGCAGGTGGTGGGGCCCTGGGTGGGCACCTCGTTCGCCCCGCTGGACGGGACGAGCTTCGCCGCCCCGCTGGTGACGGGCTCGGTGCTGCTGCTCCAGGAATTGTACCTGAAGCGGTTCGGCACCCTGCCGAGCGTCGACCAGCTGGAAGGCTGGCTGCGGGACTCGGCCGTGCCGGTGCGGGACGCGGCCTCGGGGATCACGATCGGCCGGCTCGACCTCCCCGCCGCGGCGGAGCGGGTGCCGTCCCCCCCGGCCCCGAAGCCGACCCCGACGCCCCCCCCAGTCGTCGTCACGCCCACTCCGCCCCCGGGGGGGGGCGGGACCACCACCCCGCCGAGCCAGGGGGGGCAGGTCGACCGCCCTTCGGTGCCGGTGGCGGAGCCGCCGGTCGGGTCGGGAGGATCGGGGTCGGGCGGATCGGGATCGACGGGGGGCGGTTCGGCGCCGTCCGAGCCCCCGGCGACGCCGGGAGGGCAGGGGCCTTCGGCCGGCGACCCGGGCTCGGGTTCGGGGCCGGTCGCCCCACCCTCGGGGGGGTCGCCGGAGGAACCGGCGTCGGAGGCTCCCGCGTCCGAGGTGCCGACGCAGGGGGAGGCCCCGGCCACCCCGGCGCCGACCGAGCCGGAGGCCTCCCCGCCGCCGCCCTCCTCGCCCGGGCCGATCGCCTCGCCGCCCTCGCCGGGCGCGGGGGAGGACCAGCCCCCAGAGGGGCCCGCCTCCCCTGAGCCCTCGCCCGTACCGCCGCTTGGCGCCGACCTCGAACCCGCCACCCCGGCCGACGCGCCCAGCGGCGACGAGCCGCCGACGGGGCCGGACGCCCCGGTCGTGCCGCCCGTCTCGCCCGAGGTCGTCGACGAGTTATTCGATGACGAGTCGGCCCCTGTCGACCTCGACGATCCGTCGGCCGAGGAGGCCCCGGCCGCCCCGATCGGGGAATCGGAGGCGGGGCCGGGTGCGTCGCCCTCCCCGCTCGACCTGCTGTTCGGCCGGGGGGGCTCGGCCCCGACCCTCGGGGTCCGGGCCTGGAGCCTCGGCACGCCGGGCACCCCGGCGCTCTGGAGCCGGGCCCAGTTCCTGAGGACCTCCCGTGCCACGGCGGCCGCCCGGCTCCGCGCCCGCCCCGAGCCGACCCGGGCGTTCCCGGCCGCCTCGTCCCGCCTGATCTCGGTCCTGGAGGCGAGACGGTCGATGCGTTGA
- the kdsB gene encoding 3-deoxy-manno-octulosonate cytidylyltransferase produces the protein MPADARPAAEDAARPHRDGPADRRGPVVAIIPARYASSRLPGKPLLRETGRPLIQHVVEAAGRSRRIDRVIVATDDPRILDAVRRLGGEAVLTRDDHPSGTDRVAEVAARLPECRIVVNLQGDEPEIEPEALDLVVDLLDADPSSPMATICTPIRDRETYLDPSCVKVVRSPTGRALYFSRRPIPCHRDGEPDPSTGPLGFLHLGLYAYRREFLLRLATLPPSPLELAERLEQLRVLEAGEPIAVGVVPHAPAGIDTPEDYRAFLSRWRARDGRAA, from the coding sequence ATGCCTGCCGACGCCCGACCCGCCGCCGAGGACGCCGCCCGGCCGCATCGAGACGGCCCCGCCGACCGTCGGGGCCCGGTCGTCGCCATCATCCCCGCCCGGTATGCGTCCAGCCGGTTGCCGGGCAAGCCGCTGCTCCGCGAGACGGGCCGGCCGCTGATCCAGCACGTGGTCGAGGCCGCCGGGCGCTCCCGCAGGATCGACCGCGTGATCGTCGCCACCGACGATCCCCGGATCCTCGACGCCGTCCGCCGCCTGGGTGGCGAGGCCGTCCTCACCCGGGACGACCACCCCAGCGGCACCGACCGGGTCGCCGAGGTCGCCGCCCGGCTCCCCGAGTGCCGGATCGTCGTCAACCTCCAGGGGGACGAGCCCGAGATCGAGCCCGAGGCCCTCGACCTCGTCGTCGATTTGCTCGACGCCGACCCCTCCTCCCCGATGGCGACCATCTGCACGCCGATCCGGGACCGCGAGACCTACCTCGACCCCTCCTGCGTCAAGGTCGTCCGCTCCCCGACCGGCCGCGCCCTCTATTTCTCCCGACGCCCGATCCCCTGCCACCGGGACGGCGAGCCCGACCCGTCGACCGGCCCGCTCGGCTTCCTCCACCTCGGCCTCTACGCCTACCGCCGGGAGTTCCTCCTCCGGCTCGCCACGCTCCCCCCCTCCCCCCTGGAGCTGGCCGAGCGGCTGGAACAGCTCCGGGTCCTCGAGGCCGGCGAGCCGATCGCCGTGGGGGTCGTGCCCCACGCCCCCGCGGGCATCGACACCCCGGAGGACTACCGCGCCTTCCTCTCCCGATGGCGAGCCCGAGATGGCCGAGCCGCCTGA
- a CDS encoding Calx-beta domain-containing protein, whose product MIALRHRRRRASIAHRPIIGRLPIESLEGRALLSRVFFDTQVVRAAEPTGSVELTLRRFGPPEQLAAEETFPVSYGDETATSGVDYQPTPTSVTFAPGEESVTFSVPILPDQEDDDDETFTVTATGDPIPPEEIFPPGIPVPPGFPPQLNVATTTVRISDSADITSPTIAGLQMIPARGGHRIAAVRLTFSEPMDPALASNPASYALFAQYPFRFMGSTGSYNGTPIAIRSATYEPASNSVLLQPARQLPGSLAYVLRHAGPDDFTPILPLTDLAGNPITSFPEFDAFGNGQFSLTFARGRRLLLQEIGSAFGTPNGVTLFQLQGRGTLEFVQAPFLSSSESFDPDTQIFPTSSELRVVEAGPTPVTIVGRGVGPRYLFFSGNAIRVVSPVPVNLRLQNRSDDPTFPTFQVSEVVIT is encoded by the coding sequence ATGATTGCCCTTCGTCATCGCCGACGGCGAGCCTCGATCGCCCATCGACCAATCATTGGTCGACTCCCGATCGAGTCACTGGAAGGCCGGGCCCTGCTCTCCCGGGTCTTCTTCGACACGCAGGTCGTCCGCGCCGCCGAGCCGACCGGATCGGTCGAGCTGACGCTCCGGCGCTTCGGCCCTCCGGAGCAACTTGCCGCCGAGGAGACGTTCCCCGTCTCCTATGGGGACGAGACCGCCACCTCGGGCGTCGACTATCAGCCCACGCCGACGAGCGTCACCTTCGCCCCCGGCGAGGAATCGGTCACCTTCTCCGTCCCGATCCTGCCCGACCAAGAGGACGACGACGACGAGACCTTCACCGTCACCGCCACCGGCGACCCGATCCCCCCCGAGGAGATCTTCCCCCCCGGAATCCCCGTCCCGCCGGGCTTCCCACCGCAACTGAACGTCGCGACGACGACCGTCCGGATCTCGGACAGCGCCGACATCACCTCGCCGACGATCGCCGGCCTCCAGATGATCCCCGCCCGGGGAGGCCACCGGATCGCCGCCGTCCGCCTCACCTTCAGCGAGCCGATGGACCCGGCCCTGGCGTCGAACCCGGCCTCCTATGCCCTGTTCGCCCAGTACCCGTTCCGCTTCATGGGGAGCACCGGCTCCTACAACGGGACCCCGATCGCCATCCGATCGGCCACCTACGAGCCGGCCTCCAACTCCGTGCTCCTGCAACCCGCCCGGCAATTGCCGGGGAGCCTGGCGTACGTCCTCCGCCACGCGGGGCCGGACGACTTCACTCCAATCCTGCCGCTGACCGACCTCGCCGGAAATCCGATCACCAGTTTTCCCGAGTTCGATGCGTTCGGGAACGGCCAGTTCTCCCTGACCTTCGCCCGGGGCCGGAGGCTGCTGCTCCAGGAGATCGGGAGTGCGTTCGGGACCCCCAATGGGGTCACCCTCTTCCAGCTCCAGGGGAGGGGGACCCTGGAATTCGTCCAGGCCCCGTTCCTCTCCTCGTCGGAATCGTTCGACCCGGACACCCAGATCTTCCCCACGTCCTCCGAGCTTCGGGTCGTCGAGGCCGGGCCAACACCGGTCACGATTGTCGGCCGGGGCGTCGGGCCGCGATACCTCTTCTTCAGCGGCAACGCGATCCGGGTCGTCTCCCCGGTCCCCGTGAATCTTCGACTCCAGAACCGATCCGACGACCCGACGTTCCCCACGTTCCAGGTCAGCGAGGTTGTCATCACCTGA
- a CDS encoding group I truncated hemoglobin, whose protein sequence is MGDEATLFERIGGEPAMARILDEFYARVLDDPELGPFFRHASMDSLRRMQLEFLGAALDGPLGYSGLALSHAHQGRGITARHFNRFTQHFLETLRARGVGEAEVVDVIARINTYADDIVGRSAVSE, encoded by the coding sequence ATGGGAGACGAAGCGACCCTCTTCGAGCGGATCGGCGGCGAGCCGGCGATGGCCCGGATCCTCGACGAGTTCTACGCCCGGGTCCTCGACGACCCGGAGCTGGGGCCGTTCTTCCGGCACGCCTCGATGGACTCCCTCCGCCGCATGCAGCTCGAATTCCTCGGCGCCGCCCTGGATGGCCCGCTGGGCTACTCCGGCCTCGCCCTCTCCCACGCGCACCAGGGCCGGGGCATCACCGCCCGCCACTTCAACCGCTTCACCCAGCACTTCCTGGAGACCCTCCGCGCCCGGGGGGTCGGGGAGGCGGAGGTGGTCGACGTCATCGCTCGCATCAACACCTATGCCGACGACATCGTCGGCCGGTCGGCCGTCAGCGAATAG